A genomic segment from Agrobacterium vitis encodes:
- a CDS encoding polyprenyl synthetase family protein produces the protein MFDDHLRDTATRVQALLTELLQPEPLSDEIARPCQLLAAMRHAVLNGGKRLRPFLVVESVRLFRGQDDAALRVGAALECLHCYSLVHDDLPAMDDDDLRRGQPTVHIAFDEATAILAGDSLLTFAFEIIAAPQTTLPDAAKTALVLALARAAGLGGMAGGQALDLAAEKQAPDEAGIVTLQAMKTGALLRFACEAGPVIAGASQEDRQRLRQFGELIGRAFQLADDLLDLTADAATMGKATGKDAGRGKGTLVGLKGQTWAEAELDRLVDQAVGLLAPYGERAAVLMAAARFVANRRN, from the coding sequence ATGTTTGACGATCATCTCCGCGATACAGCCACGCGCGTCCAGGCGCTGCTGACCGAGCTTTTGCAGCCTGAGCCGCTATCGGATGAAATCGCCAGGCCCTGTCAATTGCTGGCAGCAATGCGCCACGCTGTGTTAAACGGCGGCAAGCGGCTGCGGCCATTTCTGGTGGTGGAAAGCGTCCGGCTGTTTCGCGGCCAGGACGATGCGGCTCTTCGGGTTGGCGCTGCGCTGGAATGCCTGCATTGCTACTCGCTTGTCCATGATGATCTGCCCGCCATGGATGACGACGATCTGCGCCGTGGTCAGCCAACTGTGCATATCGCCTTTGACGAGGCGACGGCCATTCTGGCAGGTGACAGCCTGCTGACCTTTGCCTTTGAGATCATTGCCGCGCCACAAACCACGCTACCCGACGCTGCCAAGACCGCGCTTGTTCTGGCGCTGGCGCGGGCTGCCGGGCTTGGCGGCATGGCGGGCGGGCAGGCGCTGGATCTGGCTGCGGAGAAACAGGCTCCTGATGAGGCTGGCATCGTGACATTGCAGGCGATGAAAACCGGTGCACTGTTGCGCTTTGCCTGCGAGGCTGGACCAGTGATTGCCGGGGCATCCCAGGAGGACCGGCAGCGGCTTCGCCAATTCGGCGAGTTGATCGGCCGGGCCTTCCAGCTTGCCGACGATCTCCTCGATTTGACGGCTGATGCGGCCACCATGGGCAAGGCGACGGGCAAGGATGCCGGGCGCGGCAAGGGGACATTGGTTGGCCTGAAGGGCCAGACCTGGGCGGAAGCCGAGCTGGACCGGCTGGTCGATCAGGCGGTCGGCTTGCTGGCTCCCTATGGCGAACGCGCCGCAGTGTTGATGGCTGCCGCCCGTTTTGTCGCCAATCGCAGGAATTGA
- a CDS encoding OmpA family protein, which produces MLKKFVLLALTATYLSACTTTDPYTGEQKMSNTAGGAMIGAGLGALGGLAVGGGGHGKRNAALIGAGIGALAGGAIGSYMDNQESELRAQLQGTGVSVTRQGDRIILNMPSNITFPTDQDQVLPPFYPTLNSVAIVLKKFNRTLVDVNGHTDSTGGLQHNQDLSQRRAESVLNYLGSQGVDPRRMSAMGFGPSQPIATNATPQGRAQNRRVEVAISPLKDN; this is translated from the coding sequence ATGCTGAAGAAATTCGTCCTTCTTGCCCTGACTGCCACCTATTTGAGTGCCTGCACCACCACAGATCCCTATACGGGCGAACAGAAAATGTCGAACACCGCCGGTGGCGCGATGATCGGCGCGGGCCTCGGCGCGCTCGGCGGCCTGGCGGTCGGCGGCGGCGGTCATGGCAAGCGCAATGCCGCCCTGATCGGCGCTGGCATCGGTGCGCTGGCAGGCGGCGCCATCGGCAGCTATATGGACAATCAGGAATCCGAACTGCGCGCCCAGCTTCAAGGCACCGGCGTGTCCGTCACCCGTCAGGGCGACCGGATCATCCTCAACATGCCGTCCAACATCACCTTCCCGACCGATCAGGACCAGGTGTTGCCGCCGTTCTACCCAACGCTGAATTCGGTCGCCATCGTGCTGAAGAAGTTCAACCGCACCCTGGTCGATGTCAACGGCCATACCGACTCGACCGGCGGCTTGCAGCACAATCAGGATCTGTCGCAGCGCCGCGCCGAATCGGTGCTGAACTATCTCGGCTCGCAGGGAGTCGATCCGCGCCGCATGTCGGCCATGGGCTTTGGCCCCAGCCAGCCGATTGCCACCAATGCTACACCACAAGGCCGCGCTCAGAACCGTCGCGTCGAAGTGGCGATTTCGCCGCTCAAGGACAATTGA
- a CDS encoding LysE family translocator codes for MIADHFAQFFSAYLVYLVAVISPGPANMAIISTAISQGRKAGLVIALGIFAGSFTWAMAASFGLAALLHHYGHALILLKIAGGLYLFYLAIKAGLSALRKQQSTGEQVGTVKQDRHRALFLRGYLIHLTNPKAIFGWLAIISLGVPVDASLGSVVLVVGGCLTTGFTVFCGYALVFSTARAVQVYRASRRYVDGVLALLFGVAGVKMLTTSL; via the coding sequence ATGATTGCCGATCATTTTGCGCAGTTCTTCTCCGCCTATCTCGTCTATCTGGTGGCGGTGATCAGCCCCGGCCCGGCGAATATGGCGATTATCTCGACGGCCATATCGCAAGGGCGCAAGGCGGGTCTGGTGATTGCGCTTGGCATATTTGCAGGCTCTTTCACCTGGGCAATGGCTGCATCCTTTGGCCTTGCCGCCTTGCTGCATCACTATGGCCACGCCCTTATCCTGCTGAAAATCGCTGGCGGGCTTTATCTTTTTTATCTCGCCATCAAGGCGGGCTTGTCTGCTTTGAGGAAACAGCAGTCGACCGGTGAGCAGGTCGGGACGGTCAAGCAGGACCGGCACAGGGCGCTCTTTCTGCGCGGCTATCTCATTCACTTGACCAATCCGAAAGCGATTTTCGGCTGGCTGGCAATTATTTCGCTGGGCGTGCCAGTGGATGCGTCGCTGGGGTCTGTCGTTCTTGTAGTGGGTGGCTGCTTGACGACCGGTTTTACAGTCTTTTGCGGCTACGCGCTGGTGTTTTCGACCGCTCGCGCCGTGCAGGTCTACAGGGCCAGCCGGCGCTATGTGGACGGGGTTCTTGCGCTTCTGTTCGGCGTGGCGGGCGTTAAAATGCTGACGACCAGCTTGTGA
- the ispG gene encoding flavodoxin-dependent (E)-4-hydroxy-3-methylbut-2-enyl-diphosphate synthase, whose product MAPAEDFDPKPRRASVAVDVGGVIVGGGAPVVVQSMTNTDTADIDGTVAQVAALHKAGSEIVRITVDRDESAAAVPKIRDRLVRLGLDVPLVGDFHYIGHKLLADHPDCAEALAKYRINPGNVGFKDKKDKQFADIVEMAIRYDKPVRIGVNWGSLDQELLTQLMDENQAKGFPLSARQVTREAICQSALLSAELAEEIGLSRNRIILSAKVSQVQDLIAVYSMLASRSDHALHLGLTEAGMGSKGIVASSAAMGYVLQQGIGDTIRVSLTPEPNGDRTREVQVAQELLQVMGFRQFIPVVAACPGCGRTTSTVFQELAQKIQSDIRKNMPVWREKYPGVEGLNVAVMGCIVNGPGESKHADIGISLPGTGENPAAPVFIDGEKALTLRGPKIAEDFEALVIDYIEKRYGQRSAAE is encoded by the coding sequence ATGGCGCCAGCCGAAGATTTTGACCCGAAACCACGCCGCGCATCCGTGGCCGTCGATGTCGGCGGCGTCATTGTTGGCGGCGGCGCGCCTGTCGTCGTCCAGTCGATGACCAATACGGACACAGCCGATATCGACGGCACGGTGGCGCAGGTCGCAGCCCTGCATAAAGCTGGATCGGAAATCGTCCGCATCACAGTGGACCGCGATGAGAGTGCGGCCGCCGTGCCGAAAATCCGCGACCGTCTGGTGCGGCTCGGCCTTGATGTGCCGCTGGTCGGTGATTTCCATTATATCGGCCACAAGCTTCTGGCCGATCATCCTGATTGTGCCGAAGCGCTGGCCAAATACCGGATCAATCCGGGCAATGTCGGTTTCAAGGACAAGAAGGACAAACAATTCGCCGATATCGTCGAAATGGCGATCCGCTATGACAAGCCGGTCCGCATCGGCGTCAACTGGGGCTCGCTCGACCAGGAATTGCTGACCCAGTTGATGGACGAGAACCAGGCCAAGGGCTTTCCGCTCTCGGCCCGGCAGGTGACCCGTGAAGCGATCTGCCAATCCGCGCTTCTATCTGCCGAACTGGCCGAAGAGATCGGGCTTTCGCGCAACCGCATCATCCTGTCGGCCAAGGTCAGCCAGGTGCAGGATCTGATCGCTGTCTATTCCATGCTGGCTTCGCGCTCCGACCACGCATTGCATCTTGGCCTAACGGAAGCAGGCATGGGCTCGAAAGGCATTGTCGCCTCATCGGCGGCCATGGGTTATGTGCTGCAACAGGGCATCGGCGACACCATCCGCGTTTCACTGACGCCGGAGCCGAACGGCGACCGGACCCGCGAAGTGCAGGTGGCACAGGAACTGTTGCAGGTCATGGGCTTTCGCCAGTTCATCCCCGTCGTTGCTGCCTGTCCGGGTTGTGGGCGCACCACGTCCACAGTGTTCCAGGAGTTGGCGCAGAAGATCCAGAGCGACATCCGCAAGAACATGCCGGTCTGGCGGGAAAAATACCCTGGTGTGGAAGGCCTGAATGTCGCGGTCATGGGCTGCATCGTCAATGGCCCGGGGGAAAGCAAGCATGCCGATATCGGCATTTCCCTGCCCGGCACCGGCGAAAACCCGGCGGCACCGGTGTTTATCGACGGTGAGAAGGCGTTGACGTTGCGTGGTCCGAAAATCGCCGAGGATTTCGAGGCCCTGGTGATCGACTATATCGAAAAACGCTACGGTCAGCGATCGGCGGCGGAGTAA